In Theileria annulata chromosome 3, complete sequence, *** SEQUENCING IN PROGRESS ***, the sequence gaatttattgttattatatttaattcttcTTTACTTTTTCCATAATTATGATCTGgatgtaatatattttgataattcaaatatatatttttcaaattttctttatcaatattatattcttctttactaaaaaaaaataattaatttactaaaataaaatttaattataaaaaaataattaaaattaattataaaaaaatttaatttaatttaaatttaaaattttattttttaaaaattttacatttgaaatattttatataaatttatattatttaatattttattatccaATGGCCAATTACatttctaaaaaaaataattaaaattaaattaaattaaaattaattaattaataaaattatttaaaattatttatttaattaattttatttaaaaattacattacaaaaaaatttatttatattaattatattattacatttaatacaatttatagaataatatcttaaatttaacatcaaaaaaaaaatattatttaataaaaaaattattttaaaaaatattatttaaatttgtttaataaattttaataaaattatttttttccaataaattatcttcCAATTTTTCTTCTCCCAATTTTTCTTCCAAATTTTCTTCCAAATTTTCTTCCAAATTTTCTTCCAGttgattatttaattgattatttaattgattatttaattgattaatattttcaagttgtaatttaaaaattggtgatcttaaattctaaaacaaaaaattaatcaaataataattaaattctaaaaaaattaaaattatctaaattaattaattaattaatttttttttaattttatttattttttattacattattatattccattaataatttatcattatctgataataattcattaattatcCAATCTGGTAtcatattttctatatcattttttaattgaTAACATGCTTCTGTTATCCATTCCGGTAATCCTTTCATCTCATCACTACTAAATTATCACACCAATCTACCAACTAATCTACTAAATTTAACTACCTAAgaccccttaactacctaaaatagccctaactacctaaaataGTACTTAAATAAGTAAAATAGTacttaagtagttaatagGCTTAAAATAGGCTAAGGCTACCTAATAAGGCTTAATAGCccttaaatagccttaGATTACTgttaactacttaatagcccttaactacttaatagtacttaaatagttaaaataGTACTTAACTAGTTAAAATAGTACTTAACTAGTTAAAATAGGCTAAGAGTACCTAATAAGGCTTAAAAGGCCTTAACTGCCTTAAATACATAAataactacttaactacctaatagcccttaactacctactaaccccttatatacctaaattagccttaactacctaaaataCCCTTAAGTACCTACTTACCTACTCGTTAACTACTAAATTTAACTACCTAAGACTACtgtacttaactactaatCTACTAACTAATCTACTAATTTAACCAACTAAattccattaatttatactaaaattGATTGATACCGTTCATGTAAtggtatattatttaatgattgTGTTATGGATTGAATTAAATGTTTAAAGAATTTCCAATCAGATCTTGGGATAGTAGCcaaaataaattctaaCATATATTTTCTTACTTTTGGTATcttttgatatattatattcGTTATCAAATACATTTCCTATGAGTTAGTGAGTGGAGATTGAGTAAGTAAATGAGTGAGTGAGTAAAGATTGAGTGAGTTAGTGAGTAGAGATTAGCGGAgaaaattctaattaaCTGAGTAAGTGAGTGAGGAATTACatattcaatttcattttgtaataatgatttgattgctaattctataattGTTAATATAGATAACCAAGGATATTTTTCTGGTCTATTCATTTCTTCTTTACTAAAAtaccattaatattagagTATTAGTATAGAGTATTAAGTAGTACTACAGTAGTACTAGTAGGTATTCTAGGTAtattaggtatattagGTAATAGAGTATTAGCTATGACACTAGCTAGAGTATTAGTTAGTTAGAGTATTATGAGTATTAGCTAGAGTATTTGTCTAGAGTGTTAGTATAGGTTAGTATAGAGTAGTTAGTATAGAGTAGTATAGAGTATTGTGTGAGATTACttgatattttttaattctttagaaattaataatttaatatatgtCATGAAATTTTCATCatataaatgtttattCTTCATTATCTAAAGTTTCATTACGGTGctacgttacggtgcttggtcaagcggTAACTATCTACACCCTGTAAggggtatataactaactaaggaccccgggaaagggagctaactAACTAAGGTAACCCTTAAGAGGCTAACGACTCTTGAgattatataactaaagaaTCCTTAAGGGTATAAAATACTCCTAAGGAATAAGGAACCACAAAGGGGTCTAActatagtatataactaggATAACTAAGTACCCCCGTAGGGGATAATTAGAAGCCCCTTCGGGGCTATTGGTATTTGTATCTGTGGACCAGaacaccgtaacggacTAATTATCCCTCAGGCTAAAACTAACTATAGACTACTACAGTAGTCCCTAAGGAACTAAGGAGTCCAATAGAGgctatataattaactatagACTTCCTAAGGTACTACTCTTAAGGGTATaactccgttacggtgcttggtcaagcagaATAAATAGCTAAGGAACTAACTAACCCAGTAAGGGTCTAACTAAAGGTACTACCCTTAAGGGTATAACTACTGTAGAGCTAACTAATCCCCCTGAGGGACCAAGAAGCCCACAAGACTAAGGAACCCATAGTACAAAGTACCCCTTAAgactatataactaaccaTAAGCCCCTTTCGGGGCTATAATTAACTCCCTCTAAGGCTATATAAATACCCTTTAAAGGCTATATCTAAGGAACTAATTACTCCAGTAGACTATATAAGAACCCTTGTTAGGGATTAAGAAACCCCTTCAGAACTACccttaagtatataactaactccCTTAAGGgctatataactaaatagaAGTCCCCTTCAGCgtttatataactaagtaacCCCCAGACTAAGTAACCCCCTTAGGGGATTAAGTAACCCTAAGACTAAGTAACCCCTTTAAGTACATAACTAAGGAACCCCTTTCGGGATTTAGTATATAAGAAACTTACAAGTTCATTGAGTtgattgaaattattaatggaccattgtataatttgattGATTTTGGCAAGTTGATATTGTTCATCTTGAATCGTACGTTTCtcaatttctttatataattccaatacaaattcatttaaataatttaatcttTCTCTTTCCAATTCATTTCTTATACCATTTAACATCAAATAACTCTTCATTATTGTTATATAATCTTcactaattaataattctcTACACCCATCACcattattactatatagATAACTACTGTATTAGACTATTGTTAACTCGTaactattaaatttgttaactCGTAACTATTAGATTTGTTAACTCGTaactattaaatttgttaactcgtaactattaaatttgttaactcgtaactattaaatttgttaactCGTAActactaattattatatactactatatactattatatactgTTAGTATACttataattattgaatatagttgttaataaatcaatattggaattaaataattcatcaAGTAGAAAAAGGAATTTTCTtctctaaaaataattttctcaatttaattaaaaaataattaaaaaataattaaaaagtaattttaaagtaatttttaagagttaatttaatttaattaattatttttttggGGGACaaacatttttataccaacgattttttaattttaattgttgtGATTTAGTTATAGAATAATATTTCTTAactaataatgaattttccatattttctggtttcattattatatcaaatgGATCTTCAACATCTAAACACAGAATTATAAGTAATTAGTCTATGAGATTTACCAATTGGTTCAACTTTAATTGGatcaattttaatcatATCTTGTTCtatttgattatttaattgattatccatttgataatttaattgttcaatttctttatttacTCTTTTTTCACATTGACTATATAATTCtgttacggtgcttggtcaagcagtACCGTAAATACTATAGCTAAGTACTGACTAAtccccgtaaggggtataactaactacagtaaatactataactaagtataactaactacataaaaatatatttaactaCCTAAAGGTATATCTAACTACCCCTGTTAGGGGTTAGGGAACCCCTTTGGGGGCTAAATAACTCTATAAGAGTATAACTAAGGGTATTTAAGGGTTCCAgtaatataactaatactcttaagcatataactaattactagaggtatataattagaaGTCGCTTTTGGGATTAAGAAGCTCCGGAGGGGGTGTATaactccgttacggtgcttggtcaagcagtACCGTAAATACTATAACTAAGTAACTAACTACTGACTAATCCAAGTAAGGGttataactatataattaggACCCCTTTTGGGATTAAGAAGCCCCTTTTGGGGTTAAGAAGCCCCTTTTGGGGTTAGAGAACCCCTTTAAGGGATAACTAAGGGAGTACTGTccgttggagcaagcaccgtaacggggtAACGTACTTGAAAAGTTCatttaattgataattagttaaattaagatttttttttaaattattaataatatctttaatttgttcttttggttcttttttatttattttttctaatgaattaaatatttcaattattttgtcttccgttacggtgtcagTACCACGGCCAGCCCCTAAAGGATCTtccttagtagtagtactagCCCCGAAAGGGGCTTCCTTATTATTATCCTCAGTATCCTTATTAGTACtctttcccatagtacactttatacccatagaattagctccctttccggaggtacactccatagctgtaaaattagctccctttcccatggtactaaaagtgtcattagctccctttccggtagtggaaaaattattatgattaataatttgttcaatagaattatgataattaagaaattgtttaatatcttccgatgataaaattgtatCAGATCCAGAACAATCAAATACTTTTCTATTCTTACTCCTACAATATTCTTAATCACAAATATTCATAACTGACTAAATAGACCTTAATTAGGGGTTAAATAGTCTTAATTAGACGTTAATTAGGGGTTAACTAGTCTTAATTAGACCTTAACTAGGGGTTAAATAGTCTTAATTACCTAATATACCTTAAATAGTCTTAAGTACCTAATATACCTTAAATAGTCTTAAGTACCTAATATACGTTAAATAGCCTTAAGTACCTAATATACCTTAAATAGTCTTAAGTACCTAATATACGTTAAATAGCCTTAAGTACCTAATATACGTTAAATAGCCTTAAGTACCTAAATAAGCCCTAATGTAGCTAAATAGGCTTAAAAGGCTCTAGTACTCCCAAATACCTTTAGATagcccttaactacctaataagccttatatagctaaaaagctcttaactacctaatagcCCTTAAATATGCGTTAATAACCCTTAAAATACCTAATTAACCTCTAGAATACCTAATTAACCCTTAAAATACCTAATTAACCCTTAATTACTGTACTTAGACTACATTAGACTACTTAAGAATACTGTAACTAGAATAATTAGAGGTTTAGTAGTGGATTGGGAGCTgtgtgaccaagcaccgtaacgtacattaataaaaaattgttaatatcattttgaaaagaattaataaaaatatttaatgaagaaattaatttatttttaatttcttcaccataaattccatttaatatttttgtaCTTGTACCattcataattattatttctgATCCCAATACATCCTCCAATATTTCTTGAGTAGGCTGAGTAGGTTGACTAGGTTGACTAGGTTGACTAGGTTGACTAGGTTGACTAGGTTGACTCAGATCACTCACATCAGTTACATCACTAGTTTCACTAGTATCCGTTGATTTtggaataaaaataatattgaaataatattttaaattagaaattgtatagaataatttattagtattaatttcatatataaattctatATCAGTTTTTGGTTTACCAAATGGTACTAATTCATctgaatatttattaaccCATTCTTCAAACaattcttttaatatttcactttttattttaaaatttcttctatcaattatattttcactataaattaatctaaatatatttttttttaccttttatattcattaatcAATTTGTTGTTCAGTATATTAAGTTCTGAATTTAGCTGTGTATTGAAGTGTTGTTGGTTCTGTGTATTGAACTGTTGATTGTCCAGTAGATTCTGTTGATTGTTCAGTGGATTGGATATATTgtatgaaaaattattatttggaaaattattattaataaatttataatttgtattagaaaattttttaataaaaattgaaaaacaaaaattaatatataaaaaatttataaaaaaattattaaattttattattaaaaaaaacatttaaatattaatatttaaatataacaattttttaaagtAAAGTAacatttgaataaaaatatttaaagattctaaatatatatttatttatccCAAGTTATCactataatttacacatttaataatttttcaattatatttacaattttttaattaattaattattgtttattaattaataatttaataatgtttaataatttaatttttaatattatttttatatatttttttaaatttataatttctgATGTTGATAAAATTCCTGAAGCACTAACACCTGAACAATTCAGTAATACTTAAATAGATAATAAGCCTAAAATAAGGCttaaatagttaataaGCATAAAATAGGCTGAAAtagccttaactacctaatagGCCTAAATAAGCCTAAAATAAGCCTTAAATGGCTAATAAGGCTTTAATAGGCCTTAACTACTTCTAGATAGCTCTAATACCTTAattacccttaactacccttatatacctaatcTAGCCTTAAATAGTCTAAATAGGCCTTAAGTAGTTAGTACGCTTAAATTAGGTATAATAGCCATAGAGTACCTAAAATGGCTCAAATTAGTCTAAATTAGGCTTAATAGCCTTAGATACTCTAAAATACCTAATACCCCTAAAATTAgacttaactacttaataaGCCTAAAATAagccttaactacttaataaGCCTAAAATAagccttaactacttaataaGCCTAAAATAagccttaactacttaataaGCCTAAAATAAGCCTCAATTACCTAAAATGGCTTAAATAGGCTTAGTAGCCTTAAAATTAGAGAATTAGCCTTAGATACTTAAAATACTCCTTATACCTCTAAAATAACCCTTTATTACctaaataacccttaactacttaatagGCCTAAAATAACCCTTATATATCTAAATAGCCCATAATTACCCTTATTTatcccttaactacctcttaactactctaaaTTACCCTTATTTTACCTTTATTTACCCCTTAACCCTTTAACTACCCCTTTACtaattaatgtgtatagaAAAAGTTGATATGATATTGAATAATCaagattatataaataatgaattaaaagatcaattatacaaatttggtcaattaaataatttattctcCAATCAAACTAATCATACAATCCTATACAACGGTATTTTTTCTCCCCCTCTAACCCTTCTCCTAACGTTCTCCTAATCCCATTCCCTAACTCTCCCTTAACTCCCTTCCCTTAACATCTTTactatattaatatttagaGAATACAATAAAGAATATGGAAGCAcctgtaatatatttggaACCACCACTAATATTACCAAAAGAACAAATTAaagtaatttaattattaaataataattttttagattgATACTGAAGTAGAAAAATTCTTAAAAGATTCCGGCCTAGAAATTATTACTAAAGATATGTCAAATGATCCATTACACGTAAAATTCTCTAACAcattatactatatattaatattacttatatactaatgagtatactaattattaagAGTATACTAATGAGtttatactaattattaagAGTATACTAATGAGTATACTAACTATTAAGAGTATACTAAATGAGTTTATACTTGTTATTACGAGTATACACTTGTTATTACGAGTATACACTTgtaattagtatattaattttatagatattaaatattgatGAAGTAAAAATATCAGAAaaagtaataaaatcaaaaataaaaaaattagaaaataaacGTAAAGAATTATTCGaaaagtaaaaaaataattaaattaatcaaattaatcaaataaataaataaattaattaaataaattaatattttttaaattaattaaaaatttaggTTAAGGAAATTATCATTAGAATCTGAAAATATTACACAATTTAATCTAACAAATCAGAGTAACTAATTGTTTCAATAGAATCCTTTagatattaaacaaattgataaattattaaagaatgaaattgaaaaattaacacaaattgaattaacaaaaaaaacattaattaatgtaatttttaatacaattcaattatttttagaaagGACCTGGAATTgatatgaaaaataatgaaattaatcttgaaaataaagaattagAAATTGAACAACATGAGGATGGAGGAGATGAAGGAGAAAATGAGGAAGGAGAAGAAACTGAGGAAAATAACCAACAAGATGATTCTGATGATGATGTggattaatatttatagtgTGTGtcttgtaattttatatattttattaatatgttaaataaaaatttatatgtatatattacaaatgaatcattaaatgaattgaaattagaattggaaaatagattaaaaaatgatgtTAAAGAATCATTTAAAGATGGtaaatatgataataataaatggccatttcaattaaatatacaaaaatttaattcattattcaatccaaataattattcCAATACACATGACCGAACTGGTACTAGTTCACAAGTCGATGGTACAAATTCACAAGTTGACTCAACTCAAGTGGATTCTATTACACAATTGGATTCTATTACACAATCTTATGTTACTAACACCGATATgggaaaattattttatcatgaatataaaagtataataaaacaattaaaattaattgatataaatataacatttCGTTTATATCCACTTTTTcgtaaattattaataattatcgAAGgttacatttattatttattaaatcaaaataatattaataaaaataataaaaataataattttaataaaaataatttgaataaaaattttattaataatttgaatggaaatataataaatataattgatttaataatggaaaatgatatattttgttgtatattagattcatattataatgaatatgaaataatattatcaaaaaatataataaaaaatttattatttaatgaatttaatatagaaattttattagaatCTTTTGAAACcatttctaatattattattaatagtattaataatattaattttgataatgaattattaatgaattttatattatttaataatttacaacGTAATTTTTCTCTATTTTTTCTATACCATTTTTCTaatccaattaataatactatgGGGGATAGTATGGATATGGAAAATACTATGGAAAA encodes:
- a CDS encoding uncharacterized protein (note;~Tap-24g11.q1c.C.cand.119 - score = 15.13) gives rise to the protein MLNLRYYSINCIKCNNIININKFFCNKCNWPLDNKILNNINLYKIFQIKEEYNIDKENLKNIYLNYQNILHPDHNYGKSKEELNIITINSSLINKYYNILIDDKKRTEYLFKIKYTNHNFDEEIEKIKNNELETIMELYENIEKKETKEEIINKINQSIELINKSFQINVNKI
- a CDS encoding uncharacterized protein (note;~Tap-24g11.q1c.cand.124 - score = 30.31), whose product is MCIEKVDMILNNQDYINNELKDQLYKFGQLNNLFSNQTNHTILYNENTIKNMEAPVIYLEPPLILPKEQIKIDTEVEKFLKDSGLEIITKDMSNDPLHILNIDEVKISEKVIKSKIKKLENKRKELFEKLRKLSLESENITQFNLTNQNIKQIDKLLKNEIEKLTQIELTKKTLINKGPGIDMKNNEINLENKELEIEQHEDGGDEGENEEGEETEENNQQDDSDDDVD
- a CDS encoding uncharacterized protein (note;~Tap-24g11.q1c.C.cand.115 - score = 14.08), giving the protein MFFLIIKFNNFFINFLYINFCFSIFIKKFSNTNYKFINNNFPNNNFSYNISNPLNNQQNLLDNQQFNTQNQQHFNTQLNSELNILNNKLINEYKSENIIDRRNFKIKSEILKELFEEWVNKYSDELVPFGKPKTDIEFIYEINTNKLFYTISNLKYYFNIIFIPKSTDTSETSDVTDVSDLSQPSQPSQPSQPSQPSQPTQPTQEILEDVLGSEIIIMNGTSTKILNGIYGEEIKNKLISSLNIFINSFQNDINNFLLMSKNRKVFDCSGSDTILSSEDIKQFLNYHNSIEQIINHNNFSTTGKGANDTFSTMGKGANFTAMECTSGKGANSMGIKCTMGKSTNKDTEDNNKEAPFGASTTTKEDPLGAGRGTDTVTEDKIIEIFNSLEKINKKEPKEQIKDIINNLKKNLNLTNYQLNELFNQCEKRVNKEIEQLNYQMDNQLNNQIEQDMIKIDPIKVEPIDVEDPFDIIMKPENMENSLLVKKYYSITKSQQLKLKNRCEDYITIMKSYLMLNGIRNELERERLNYLNEFVLELYKEIEKRTIQDEQYQLAKINQIIQWSINNFNQLNELIMKNKHLYDENFMTYIKLLISKELKNINKEEMNRPEKYPWLSILTIIELAIKSLLQNEIEYEMYLITNIIYQKIPKVRKYMLEFILATIPRSDWKFFKHLIQSITQSLNNIPLHERDEMKGLPEWITEACYQLKNDIENMIPDWIINELLSDNDKLLMEYNNNLRSPIFKLQLENINQLNNQLNNQLNNQLEENLEENLEENLEEKLGEEKLEDNLLEKNNFIKIY